The following coding sequences lie in one Haematobia irritans isolate KBUSLIRL chromosome 3, ASM5000362v1, whole genome shotgun sequence genomic window:
- the Usp16-45 gene encoding ubiquitin specific protease 16/45 isoform X1, protein MGKNHQSETWDDGSSDSSEEKTSPTAATRSCPHLKRAVDSGKLRKLLKATGLLLDCADCQKMGVTSPAAEASENSIESPIGGFEYDNTLWLCLKCGSQLCGRSKNKHALQHFKTPRSDLHALAMNTRSFEIWCYECDNDVKPDSRKNLLECVEFVKGLAQKPPVTAPLENIENVFRGAWESLRPLVPTDDTNAAGTIANTDSVNTNSNTNNTIGINKAIPLPPPPLPPIPGMAKRTNIEPLVTYSNFNNLSPIISTGGSSVTATTPSMKLTSNNILSEPLPRVRGLTNLGNTCFFNAVMQCLAQTPYLLDVLKESAEPGEEFTLPGGTFESKDDEVLNLPPIKGTLSAWGGLTSALAQTLEELQSGGGVFNPGKLFDKLCAKCPQFQGGDQHDSHELLRHLLESVRAEDLKRYQRVILHNLGYKDQDIKSVSEDMKKKCKIYGNQAADRILRPEQVFRGFLVSTLTCQDCFNVSSRHEYFLDMSLPVSVEKSQPPQMRRKTSPDNSNSFYLHPAPATSPPGPTKSQLKKEQKKERKAKRHAKHQHTKQMQKQVNSEAGSATNGGDGDNVNVTGDVDTTKIPIIGCATREEAGEKEAWSASSSSTEQSDADVEDNLLDDNEKGPTKQLNTSGNAKTAANFDRNGNNQTLTSPVEKRGDSPENMDKDSLDEDENDSGIATSPANAGASFPASSASNSENNGDVVASAESKATNSVFSLGLNEKGANLVKQLTLNEINCESAVNSTTTTTALTNGELKGNDNTDNPAMQSAMNQFDHMKLDNEEQQQKKAARAKAKRSRTQSYSDWSTTIAPRYQCEDGECSVQSCLNNFTAVELMTGNNKVGCEACTKRINGDDPKAKTVNTNATKQFLISSPPAVLILHLKRFQLGPRCMFRKLTRPVSFPMILDIAPFCGSKVKNLPNIDRKQKKLLYALYGVVEHLGNMYGGHYTAYVKVRPKLGQTDKRWKFIPQGSKAELDQDDEQRKKLDELLAREKARDLRMKAANDSDDFSNSCSSSLDSSNTSSSEPEESSVPPSPTSPNHNDNAGAVGGIDEAINVQVPMGKWYYVSDSRVSDASESEVLNAQAYLLFYERIY, encoded by the exons ATGGGTAAGAATCATCAATCCGAAACTTGGGATGATGGTTCCTCGGATTCATCAGAAGAGAAAACAAGTCCAACGGCAGCCACACGCTCTTGTCCCCATTTGAAAAGGGCTGTTGATTCGGGCAAATTACGCAAACTACTAAAAGCCACTGGCCTTCTCTTGGACTGTGCTGATTGCCAGAAAATGGGTGTAACTTCACCGGCGGCTGAAGCATCGGAAAATTCCATTGAATCACCAATCGGTGGTTTTGAGTACGACAATACATTATGGTTGTGCCTGAAATGTGGATCACAGCTTTGTGGTCGGTCCAAGAATAAACATGCATTGCAACACTTTAAg ACTCCTCGCTCAGATCTTCATGCACTGGCAATGAATACACGGTCCTTTGAAATCTGGTGTTACGAATGTGACAATGACGTTAAGCCGGATTCAAGGAAGAATCTCTTAGAATGTGTTGAATTTGTTAAGGGCTTGGCTCAGAAGCCTCCTGTAACAGcacctttagaaaatattgaaaacgtATTTAGAGGAGCTTGGGAATCATTGCGTCCATTGGTCCCCACTGATGACACCAATGCCGCAGGTACTATTGCAAATACCGACTCAGTTAATACAAATAGCAATACTAACAACACCATAGGAATTAATAAAGCTATACCATTGCCACCACCACCATTGCCTCCAATACCGGGAATGGCTAAACGTACCAACATTGAACCGTTGGTTACCTATAGCAATTTCAATAACCTATCGCCAATTATATCTACAGGAGGTAGCAGTGTAACAGCTACAACACCGTCTATGAAATTGACATCTAACAATATTCTTAGTGAACCATTGCCACGGGTTAGAGGTCTAACGAATTTGGGTAATACATGTTTCTTTAATGCTGTAATGCAATGTTTGGCACAAACACCCTATTTATTGGATGTTTTAAAGGAATCTGCAGAACCCGGTGAAGA GTTTACTTTACCTGGTGGTACTTTTGAATCTAAAGACGATGAAGTTTTAAATTTGCCACCCATTAAGGGCACATTGTCCGCTTGGGGTGGTTTAACATCAGCATTGGCCCAAACTCTCGAAGAATTGCAATCAGGAG GTGGAGTTTTTAATCCTGGTAAACTTTTCGATAAGCTATGTGCCAAATGTCCACAATTTCAAGGTGGTGATCAACATGATTCCCATGAACTTCTTCGACATCTATTGGAAAGTGTGAG AGCCGAAGACTTAAAACGTTATCAACGCGTCATTCTACATAATTTGGGTTACAAAGATCAAGACATCAAATCCGTTTCTGAGGATATGAAGaagaaatgtaaaatctatggaaatcaagCCGCCGATCGTATATTAAGGCCAGAGCAAGTGTTTCGAGGATTCCTCGTATCCACTCTCACTTGTCAAGACTGTTTTAATGTTAGCTCGAGGCATGAGTATTTCCTCGATATGTCTCTTCCCGTCAGTGTAGAAAAATCACAACCACCACAAATGCGACGTAAAACTTCACCCGACAATtccaattcattttatttacatCCTGCACCGGCAACATCGCCTCCGGGTCCCACAAAATCCCAACTTAAGAAGGAACAGAAAAAGGAACGTAAAGCAAAACGTCATGCCAAACATCAGCACACAAAACAAATGCAAAAGCAAGTGAACTCTGAAGCTGGCAGTGCTACAAACGGAGGTGATGGAGATAATGTAAATGTCACTGGTGATGTTGATACCACAAAGATACCAATAATTGGTTGTGCTACAAGGGAGGAGGCTGGCGAAAAAGAAGCTTGGTCAGCCTCATCGTCATCGACTGAACAATCGGATGCTGATGTTGAAGATAATTTGTTGGACGATAATGAGAAAGGCCCTACGAAACAACTAAATACCTCTGGAAATGCAAAGACAGCTGCTAATTTTGATCGTAATGGTAACAACCAAACTCTAACGAGTCCCGTTGAGAAACGTGGGGATTCACCGGAAAACATGGACAAAGATTCACTGGATGAAGATGAAAATG attcCGGTATTGCCACAAGTCCTGCCAATGCAGGTGCTAGCTTTCCTGCTTCTTCTGCCTCAAACTCTGAAAATAATGGCGATGTTGTTGCATCGGCTGAATCAAAAGCCACAAATAGTGTTTTCTCTTTAGGGCTCAATGAAAAAGGGGCTAATCTGGTAAAACAACTAACCCTCAATGAAATTAATTGCGAAAGTGCTGTCAACTCCACGACGACGACGACAGCTCTTACCAATGGTGAGCTGAAAGGTAATGACAATACCGATAATCCTGCCATGCAATCCGCAATGAATCAATTTGACCACATGAAACTGGATAATGAAGAACAACAGCAAAAAAAGGCTGCCAGGGCCAAGGCGAAACGTTCACGCACCCAAAGTTATTCCGATTGGAGTACCACTATTGCTCCTCGCTATCAATGCGAAGATGGCGAATGTTCAGTGCAATCTTGTCTCAATAATTTCACTGCAGTTGAATTGATGACTGGCAACAACAAGGTGGGTTGTGAAGCATGTACAAAACGCATCAACGGCGATGATCCCAAAGCCAAGACGGTCAATACAAATGCCACGAAACAGTTCCTTATCTCTAGTCCACCGGCTGTCCTGATATTGCATTTGAAACGTTTCCAATTGGGTCCGCGTTGCATGTTCCGAAAATTGACACGACCCGTCAGCTTCCCCATGATACTGGATATAGCGCCGTTCTGTGGTTCTAAAGTTAAGAATCTTCCAAACATTGATCGCAAACAGAAAAAGCTGTTGTATGCTCTCTATGGAGTGGTTGAACATTTAGGCAATATGTATGGTGGTCATTATACTGCATATGTCAAAGTTCGACCAAAACTAGGCCAAACCGATAAACGATGGAAATTCATACCGCAAGGTAGCAAGGCCGAATTAGATCAGGACGATGAGCAACGCAAAAAGTTAGATGAACTATTGGCACGTGAAAAAGCTCGTGACCTACGCATGAAAGCAGCCAACGATAGTGATGATTTCTCCAACTCATGCAGTAGCAGTTTAGATTCATCGAACACATCCTCATCCGAGCCTGAAGAATCATCTGTGCCTCCATCACCGACATCGCCAAATCACAACGATAACGCTGGTGCTGTCGGTGGTATTGATGAGGCAATTAATGTTCAGGTGCCAATGGGCAAATGGTACTATGTCTCCGATTCTCGAGTATCAGATGCTAGCGAGAGTGAAGTTTTGAATGCTCAAgcttatttattgttttacgaGCGTATATACTAA
- the Usp16-45 gene encoding ubiquitin specific protease 16/45 isoform X2: MGKNHQSETWDDGSSDSSEEKTSPTAATRSCPHLKRAVDSGKLRKLLKATGLLLDCADCQKMGVTSPAAEASENSIESPIGGFEYDNTLWLCLKCGSQLCGRSKNKHALQHFKTPRSDLHALAMNTRSFEIWCYECDNDVKPDSRKNLLECVEFVKGLAQKPPVTAPLENIENVFRGAWESLRPLVPTDDTNAAGINKAIPLPPPPLPPIPGMAKRTNIEPLVTYSNFNNLSPIISTGGSSVTATTPSMKLTSNNILSEPLPRVRGLTNLGNTCFFNAVMQCLAQTPYLLDVLKESAEPGEEFTLPGGTFESKDDEVLNLPPIKGTLSAWGGLTSALAQTLEELQSGGGVFNPGKLFDKLCAKCPQFQGGDQHDSHELLRHLLESVRAEDLKRYQRVILHNLGYKDQDIKSVSEDMKKKCKIYGNQAADRILRPEQVFRGFLVSTLTCQDCFNVSSRHEYFLDMSLPVSVEKSQPPQMRRKTSPDNSNSFYLHPAPATSPPGPTKSQLKKEQKKERKAKRHAKHQHTKQMQKQVNSEAGSATNGGDGDNVNVTGDVDTTKIPIIGCATREEAGEKEAWSASSSSTEQSDADVEDNLLDDNEKGPTKQLNTSGNAKTAANFDRNGNNQTLTSPVEKRGDSPENMDKDSLDEDENDSGIATSPANAGASFPASSASNSENNGDVVASAESKATNSVFSLGLNEKGANLVKQLTLNEINCESAVNSTTTTTALTNGELKGNDNTDNPAMQSAMNQFDHMKLDNEEQQQKKAARAKAKRSRTQSYSDWSTTIAPRYQCEDGECSVQSCLNNFTAVELMTGNNKVGCEACTKRINGDDPKAKTVNTNATKQFLISSPPAVLILHLKRFQLGPRCMFRKLTRPVSFPMILDIAPFCGSKVKNLPNIDRKQKKLLYALYGVVEHLGNMYGGHYTAYVKVRPKLGQTDKRWKFIPQGSKAELDQDDEQRKKLDELLAREKARDLRMKAANDSDDFSNSCSSSLDSSNTSSSEPEESSVPPSPTSPNHNDNAGAVGGIDEAINVQVPMGKWYYVSDSRVSDASESEVLNAQAYLLFYERIY; the protein is encoded by the exons ATGGGTAAGAATCATCAATCCGAAACTTGGGATGATGGTTCCTCGGATTCATCAGAAGAGAAAACAAGTCCAACGGCAGCCACACGCTCTTGTCCCCATTTGAAAAGGGCTGTTGATTCGGGCAAATTACGCAAACTACTAAAAGCCACTGGCCTTCTCTTGGACTGTGCTGATTGCCAGAAAATGGGTGTAACTTCACCGGCGGCTGAAGCATCGGAAAATTCCATTGAATCACCAATCGGTGGTTTTGAGTACGACAATACATTATGGTTGTGCCTGAAATGTGGATCACAGCTTTGTGGTCGGTCCAAGAATAAACATGCATTGCAACACTTTAAg ACTCCTCGCTCAGATCTTCATGCACTGGCAATGAATACACGGTCCTTTGAAATCTGGTGTTACGAATGTGACAATGACGTTAAGCCGGATTCAAGGAAGAATCTCTTAGAATGTGTTGAATTTGTTAAGGGCTTGGCTCAGAAGCCTCCTGTAACAGcacctttagaaaatattgaaaacgtATTTAGAGGAGCTTGGGAATCATTGCGTCCATTGGTCCCCACTGATGACACCAATGCCGCAG GAATTAATAAAGCTATACCATTGCCACCACCACCATTGCCTCCAATACCGGGAATGGCTAAACGTACCAACATTGAACCGTTGGTTACCTATAGCAATTTCAATAACCTATCGCCAATTATATCTACAGGAGGTAGCAGTGTAACAGCTACAACACCGTCTATGAAATTGACATCTAACAATATTCTTAGTGAACCATTGCCACGGGTTAGAGGTCTAACGAATTTGGGTAATACATGTTTCTTTAATGCTGTAATGCAATGTTTGGCACAAACACCCTATTTATTGGATGTTTTAAAGGAATCTGCAGAACCCGGTGAAGA GTTTACTTTACCTGGTGGTACTTTTGAATCTAAAGACGATGAAGTTTTAAATTTGCCACCCATTAAGGGCACATTGTCCGCTTGGGGTGGTTTAACATCAGCATTGGCCCAAACTCTCGAAGAATTGCAATCAGGAG GTGGAGTTTTTAATCCTGGTAAACTTTTCGATAAGCTATGTGCCAAATGTCCACAATTTCAAGGTGGTGATCAACATGATTCCCATGAACTTCTTCGACATCTATTGGAAAGTGTGAG AGCCGAAGACTTAAAACGTTATCAACGCGTCATTCTACATAATTTGGGTTACAAAGATCAAGACATCAAATCCGTTTCTGAGGATATGAAGaagaaatgtaaaatctatggaaatcaagCCGCCGATCGTATATTAAGGCCAGAGCAAGTGTTTCGAGGATTCCTCGTATCCACTCTCACTTGTCAAGACTGTTTTAATGTTAGCTCGAGGCATGAGTATTTCCTCGATATGTCTCTTCCCGTCAGTGTAGAAAAATCACAACCACCACAAATGCGACGTAAAACTTCACCCGACAATtccaattcattttatttacatCCTGCACCGGCAACATCGCCTCCGGGTCCCACAAAATCCCAACTTAAGAAGGAACAGAAAAAGGAACGTAAAGCAAAACGTCATGCCAAACATCAGCACACAAAACAAATGCAAAAGCAAGTGAACTCTGAAGCTGGCAGTGCTACAAACGGAGGTGATGGAGATAATGTAAATGTCACTGGTGATGTTGATACCACAAAGATACCAATAATTGGTTGTGCTACAAGGGAGGAGGCTGGCGAAAAAGAAGCTTGGTCAGCCTCATCGTCATCGACTGAACAATCGGATGCTGATGTTGAAGATAATTTGTTGGACGATAATGAGAAAGGCCCTACGAAACAACTAAATACCTCTGGAAATGCAAAGACAGCTGCTAATTTTGATCGTAATGGTAACAACCAAACTCTAACGAGTCCCGTTGAGAAACGTGGGGATTCACCGGAAAACATGGACAAAGATTCACTGGATGAAGATGAAAATG attcCGGTATTGCCACAAGTCCTGCCAATGCAGGTGCTAGCTTTCCTGCTTCTTCTGCCTCAAACTCTGAAAATAATGGCGATGTTGTTGCATCGGCTGAATCAAAAGCCACAAATAGTGTTTTCTCTTTAGGGCTCAATGAAAAAGGGGCTAATCTGGTAAAACAACTAACCCTCAATGAAATTAATTGCGAAAGTGCTGTCAACTCCACGACGACGACGACAGCTCTTACCAATGGTGAGCTGAAAGGTAATGACAATACCGATAATCCTGCCATGCAATCCGCAATGAATCAATTTGACCACATGAAACTGGATAATGAAGAACAACAGCAAAAAAAGGCTGCCAGGGCCAAGGCGAAACGTTCACGCACCCAAAGTTATTCCGATTGGAGTACCACTATTGCTCCTCGCTATCAATGCGAAGATGGCGAATGTTCAGTGCAATCTTGTCTCAATAATTTCACTGCAGTTGAATTGATGACTGGCAACAACAAGGTGGGTTGTGAAGCATGTACAAAACGCATCAACGGCGATGATCCCAAAGCCAAGACGGTCAATACAAATGCCACGAAACAGTTCCTTATCTCTAGTCCACCGGCTGTCCTGATATTGCATTTGAAACGTTTCCAATTGGGTCCGCGTTGCATGTTCCGAAAATTGACACGACCCGTCAGCTTCCCCATGATACTGGATATAGCGCCGTTCTGTGGTTCTAAAGTTAAGAATCTTCCAAACATTGATCGCAAACAGAAAAAGCTGTTGTATGCTCTCTATGGAGTGGTTGAACATTTAGGCAATATGTATGGTGGTCATTATACTGCATATGTCAAAGTTCGACCAAAACTAGGCCAAACCGATAAACGATGGAAATTCATACCGCAAGGTAGCAAGGCCGAATTAGATCAGGACGATGAGCAACGCAAAAAGTTAGATGAACTATTGGCACGTGAAAAAGCTCGTGACCTACGCATGAAAGCAGCCAACGATAGTGATGATTTCTCCAACTCATGCAGTAGCAGTTTAGATTCATCGAACACATCCTCATCCGAGCCTGAAGAATCATCTGTGCCTCCATCACCGACATCGCCAAATCACAACGATAACGCTGGTGCTGTCGGTGGTATTGATGAGGCAATTAATGTTCAGGTGCCAATGGGCAAATGGTACTATGTCTCCGATTCTCGAGTATCAGATGCTAGCGAGAGTGAAGTTTTGAATGCTCAAgcttatttattgttttacgaGCGTATATACTAA
- the LOC142229263 gene encoding uncharacterized protein LOC142229263, which produces MAQGTEIAIDSGDIKLEPNATATNGECNDGETKTEELLIKWQRAMKKAYEAQVMLQDVIDTLACSVLQDDDDKSKKKGPRNGHHHQHYDRHHEHHRRISSQSNSSSSGSTDIGGSCCNKRPSRAKSQHHHVYYDRQSSQCHSDCQSNAHSRSQSRGCYRNRSHHHHHHKNGYLNNIVCDEYC; this is translated from the coding sequence ATGGCTCAAGGTACCGAAATAGCCATTGATAGTGGCGATATAAAACTTGAACCCAACGCAACGGCCACAAATGGAGAGTGCAACGATGGAGAAACTAAAACCGAAGAACTTCTAATCAAATGGCAAAGGGCCATGAAAAAGGCTTATGAAGCTCAAGTAATGTTGCAGGATGTAATCGACACGTTGGCCTGTTCAGTGCTTCAGGATGATGATGATAAATCCAAAAAGAAAGGCCCAAGAAATGGGCATCACCATCAACATTATGATCGTCATCACGAACACCATCGTCGAATTAGTTCCCAATCTAATTCTTCTTCTAGTGGTAGTACTGACATTGGAGGATCTTGCTGCAATAAACGACCATCACGAGCAAAATCTCAACATCACCATGTCTACTATGATCGTCAATCTTCACAATGTCACTCTGATTGTCAATCAAATGCCCATTCTAGAAGTCAATCTAGAGGATGTTATAGAAATCGGtcccatcatcatcaccatcataaaAATGGATATCTAAACAATATAGTTTGCGATGAATACTGTtag